One Cicer arietinum cultivar CDC Frontier isolate Library 1 chromosome 8, Cicar.CDCFrontier_v2.0, whole genome shotgun sequence DNA segment encodes these proteins:
- the LOC101499226 gene encoding large ribosomal subunit protein uL2x, whose amino-acid sequence MGRVIRAQRKGAGSVFKSHTHHRKGPARFRSLDFGERNGYLKGVITDIIHDPGRGAPLAKVSFRHPFRYKKQSELFVAAEGIYTGQFIYCGKKATLVVGNVLPLRSIPEGAVICNVEHHVGDRGAFARCSGDYAIVISHNPDNDTSRIKLPSGAKKIVPSGCRAMIGQVAGGGRTEKPLLKAGNAYHKFRVKRNCWPKVRGVAMNPVEHPHGGGNHQHIGHASTVRRDAPPGQKVGLIAAKRTGRLRGQAAATAAKADKTT is encoded by the exons ATGGGTAGGGTTATCAGGGCACAACGTAAGGGTGCGGGATCAGTCTTCAAATCCCACACCCACCACCGTAAGGGACCAGCCAGATTCCGCAGTCTCGATTTCGGTGAAAGAAACGGTTACCTCAAGGGAGTAATCACCGATATCATCCATGACCCTGGTCGTGGTGCACCCCTCGCTAAGGTCTCTTTCCGTCATCCTTTTAGGTATAAGAAACAGAGTGAGCTTTTCGTTGCTGCTGAAGGAATCTACACTGGACAGTTTATTTACTGTGGAAAGAAAGCTACTCTTGTTGTTGGTAATGTTTTGCCTCTCAGATCTATCCCTGAAGGAGCTGTTATTTGCAATGTTGAACACCATGTTGGTGACCGTGGTGCTTTCGCTAGGTGTTCTGGTGATTACGCTATTGTTATCAGTCACAACCCCGATAATGATACCTCTAG AATTAAGCTTCCATCTGGAGCAAAGAAGATTGTTCCAAGTGGGTGCAGAGCTATGATTGGACAAGTTGCAGGTGGAGGAAGAACTGAGAAGCCACTTCTTAAGGCTGGTAATGCTTACCACAAATTTAGAGTGAAGAGGAATTGCTGGCCTAAGGTTCGTGGTGTTGCTATGAATCCAGTTGAGCATCCTCACGGAGGAGGTAACCACCAACATATTGGACATGCTAGTACTGTTAGGCGTGATGCTCCTCCTGGACAGAAGGTTGGTCTCATTGCTGCCAAGAGGACTGGTCGTCTTAGGGGACAAGCTGCCGCAACTGCTGCTAAGGCTGATAAGACCACTTGA